Proteins encoded together in one Drosophila albomicans strain 15112-1751.03 chromosome 2R, ASM965048v2, whole genome shotgun sequence window:
- the LOC127565975 gene encoding serine/threonine-protein phosphatase 2A regulatory subunit B'' subunit gamma-like isoform X1 encodes MELDPEFVEEFANLKVSTRQISAEELAQFDEQQPLQERAQPKHSSYAHIPQFFWVPPPPDDRLRNLLRKETHSVFLQRQADEQLDDEELQKLWQHLKQHITEITARKLELINYNDYCKLQTVVGEKCRNYLTTRLFAYLLSESPYLGFVEIVTIYNYAVRKVWTTKCRIGLSFYDEVGQGYLREFDLENYLMDLIPTLPQICDSMQPAFQKFYVCTVIKRFFFFLDRLRTGRIRIRDMLTSGMINELMELRKVVKEGEEGSTTNHFSMPSVLGIYDSYLNLDSDRNGLLSKQELASFGSGTLSSAFLDRVFEESHTYDGEMDYKSFIDFSLALDNRQTPQGLHYLFRMLDVQNAGFLTAQTLCHFFKGIQEQLAAYSDEAVNFEDIKNEIFDMVKPKESTKITLQDLHNCGQGETVVSILIEFHKFWAYENHNNDPQNV; translated from the exons ATGGAATTGGATCCAGAGTTTGTGGAAGAGTTCGCTAATCTTAAGGTTTCCACACGCCAAATTTCCGCTGAAGAACTTGCGCAGTTTGATGAGCAGCAACCGCTGCAGGAACGCGCTCAGCCAAAGCATTCTTCTTATGCCCACATACCACAATTCTTTTGGGTGCCGCCGCCGCCAGATGATCGATTGAGAAATTTACTACGCAAAGAGACGCACTCGGTTTTTCTACAACGCCAAGCGGACGAACAACTCGATGACGAAGAGCTGCAGAAACTTTGGCAACACTTAAAGCAACATATTACAGAGATCACAGCCAGAAAACTTGAGTTGATCAACTACAATGATTACTGTAAATTGCAAACGGTGGTTGGGGAAAAGTGTCGCAACTATTTAACAACTCGTCTCTTTGCTTATTTGCTTAGTGAATCGCCTTATTTAGGCTTCGTAGAAATCGtcacaatttacaattatgcAGTGCGCAAAGTGTGGACGACGAAGTGTCGCATTGGACTCTCCTTCTATGATGAAGTTGGTCAGGGTTATTTGCGGGAGTTCGATTTGGAGAACTATTTGATGGATCTCATACCCACATTGCCGCAAATATGCGACTCGATGCAGCCGGCGTTTCAAAAGTTCTATGTTTGCACCGTAATCaaaagatttttctttttcctcgATCGCTTGCGCACGGGGCGTATACGTATTCGCGATATGCTAACCTCGGGAATGATCAACGAGCTGATGGAACTGCGCAAGGTGGTTAAGGAGGGAGAGGAGGGAAGCACAACAAATCATTTTTCTATGCCCTCTGTGCTGGGCATTTATGACAGTTATCTCAACTTGGACTCCGATCGGAATGGTTTGTTGAGCAAACAGGAATTGGCTAGCTTTGGCTCTGGCACGCTTAGCTCTGCGTTTTTGGATCGCGTATTCGAAGAATCGCATACTTATGATGGCGAAATGGACTATAAATCTTTTATTGACTTTTCGTTAGCACTAGACAATAGACAG ACTCCTCAAGGTTTGCACTATTTATTTCGCATGCTGGACGTGCAGAACGCTGGCTTTTTAACAGCTCAAACATTGTGCCACTTCTTCAAGGGAATACAGGAACAGCTTGCGGCTTACAGTGATGAAGCTGTTAATTTCGAGGATATTAAGAATGAGATTTTCGACATGGTCAAGCCGAAGGAGTCAACGAAAATAACTCTGCAGGATTTGCACAATTG CGGACAGGGCGAGACTGTGGTGTccatattaattgaatttcataaaTTCTGGGCTTACGAGAACCACAACAACGATCCGCAGAATGTTTAA
- the LOC117576522 gene encoding eukaryotic translation initiation factor 3 subunit G-2, translating into MKAATTSWADELEADYVDGLPPSKETVDGDYKHVTEYKYNEEGKKIKVVRSFKIEKKIVSRAVAKRRNWVKFGDSKDDKPGPNSYTTKAADEILMNFIGSKDFEPTQDSLLDAGKPMAKCRICNGEHWSVKCPYKGTSLDMESKPIIVPSTSTGESSKPGRYVPPYLKESSKGRERDDSSAVRISNLSESMTEDDLEELVKKIGPYTKMYLAREKNSGLCKGFAYVHFKYRKDAAEAIEILNGHGYDHLILSVEWSKPQN; encoded by the coding sequence ATGAAGGCAGCAACTACTTCTTGGGCTGATGAACTCGAAGCAGACTATGTCGATGGACTGCCGCCATCCAAAGAGACTGTGGACGGTGACTACAAGCATGTGACCGAGTACAAATACAACGAGGAAGGCAAGAAGATCAAAGTGGTGCGCAGCTTTAAGATCGAGAAAAAGATTGTTTCGCGAGCCGTGGCCAAGCGTCGCAATTGGGTCAAGTTCGGTGACTCGAAGGACGACAAACCTGgaccaaattcatatacaaCGAAAGCAGCCGATGAGATACTAATGAACTTCATTGGCTCTAAAGATTTTGAGCCAACACAAGATTCACTTTTAGATGCTGGCAAGCCGATGGCAAAGTGTCGCATTTGCAATGGCGAACATTGGTCTGTTAAATGTCCCTATAAAGGCACCTCTTTGGATATGGAAAGCAAGCCCATAATCGTGCCCAGCACATCCACTGGAGAATCGTCGAAGCCAGGACGTTATGTGCCGCCTTACCTCAAGGAGAGCAGCAAGGGACGTGAACGGGATGATTCCTCTGCGGTGCGCATTTCAAACTTATCCGAATCGATGACCGAAGATGATCTCGAGGAGTTGGTTAAGAAGATTGGTCCATACACGAAAATGTATTTGGCTCGAGAAAAGAACTCTGGCTTATGCAAAGGATTTGCCTATGTGCACTTTAAATATCGCAAAGACGCAGCGGAAGCGATTGAAATACTCAATGGACATGGCTATGATCATCTAATACTAAGTGTGGAGTGGTCAAAGCCGCAGAACTAA
- the LOC127565975 gene encoding serine/threonine-protein phosphatase 2A regulatory subunit B'' subunit gamma-like isoform X2: MELDPEFVEEFANLKVSTRQISAEELAQFDEQQPLQERAQPKHSSYAHIPQFFWVPPPPDDRLRNLLRKETHSVFLQRQADEQLDDEELQKLWQHLKQHITEITARKLELINYNDYCKLQTVVGEKCRNYLTTRLFAYLLSESPYLGFVEIVTIYNYAVRKVWTTKCRIGLSFYDEVGQGYLREFDLENYLMDLIPTLPQICDSMQPAFQKFYVCTVIKRFFFFLDRLRTGRIRIRDMLTSGMINELMELRKVVKEGEEGSTTNHFSMPSVLGIYDSYLNLDSDRNGLLSKQELASFGSGTLSSAFLDRVFEESHTYDGEMDYKSFIDFSLALDNRQTPQGLHYLFRMLDVQNAGFLTAQTLCHFFKGIQEQLAAYSDEAVNFEDIKNEIFDMVKPKESTKITLQDLHNWLRTGRDCGVHIN, translated from the exons ATGGAATTGGATCCAGAGTTTGTGGAAGAGTTCGCTAATCTTAAGGTTTCCACACGCCAAATTTCCGCTGAAGAACTTGCGCAGTTTGATGAGCAGCAACCGCTGCAGGAACGCGCTCAGCCAAAGCATTCTTCTTATGCCCACATACCACAATTCTTTTGGGTGCCGCCGCCGCCAGATGATCGATTGAGAAATTTACTACGCAAAGAGACGCACTCGGTTTTTCTACAACGCCAAGCGGACGAACAACTCGATGACGAAGAGCTGCAGAAACTTTGGCAACACTTAAAGCAACATATTACAGAGATCACAGCCAGAAAACTTGAGTTGATCAACTACAATGATTACTGTAAATTGCAAACGGTGGTTGGGGAAAAGTGTCGCAACTATTTAACAACTCGTCTCTTTGCTTATTTGCTTAGTGAATCGCCTTATTTAGGCTTCGTAGAAATCGtcacaatttacaattatgcAGTGCGCAAAGTGTGGACGACGAAGTGTCGCATTGGACTCTCCTTCTATGATGAAGTTGGTCAGGGTTATTTGCGGGAGTTCGATTTGGAGAACTATTTGATGGATCTCATACCCACATTGCCGCAAATATGCGACTCGATGCAGCCGGCGTTTCAAAAGTTCTATGTTTGCACCGTAATCaaaagatttttctttttcctcgATCGCTTGCGCACGGGGCGTATACGTATTCGCGATATGCTAACCTCGGGAATGATCAACGAGCTGATGGAACTGCGCAAGGTGGTTAAGGAGGGAGAGGAGGGAAGCACAACAAATCATTTTTCTATGCCCTCTGTGCTGGGCATTTATGACAGTTATCTCAACTTGGACTCCGATCGGAATGGTTTGTTGAGCAAACAGGAATTGGCTAGCTTTGGCTCTGGCACGCTTAGCTCTGCGTTTTTGGATCGCGTATTCGAAGAATCGCATACTTATGATGGCGAAATGGACTATAAATCTTTTATTGACTTTTCGTTAGCACTAGACAATAGACAG ACTCCTCAAGGTTTGCACTATTTATTTCGCATGCTGGACGTGCAGAACGCTGGCTTTTTAACAGCTCAAACATTGTGCCACTTCTTCAAGGGAATACAGGAACAGCTTGCGGCTTACAGTGATGAAGCTGTTAATTTCGAGGATATTAAGAATGAGATTTTCGACATGGTCAAGCCGAAGGAGTCAACGAAAATAACTCTGCAGGATTTGCACAATTGGTTG CGGACAGGGCGAGACTGTGGTGTccatattaattga
- the LOC117576521 gene encoding trimethyllysine dioxygenase, mitochondrial: MLQLKHPKTHQSLEVNEFWLRDHCRCGECLNTETNQRRYDLLELPADVKASQHNWQPSDGNDEPQLRVLWSDGHRSSYAANFIFDAQLEQLISRRTKSTSLTPWNRSIVLQNERHLRFSLPQLMASDEQVKSLVASLVRYGIIFIDDVSPTPTMTELALRRIFPLMKTFFGEMWTFSDKKDHADTAYTQLYLGSHTDNTYFCDAAGLQALHCIEHSGDAAGGENFFVDGLHVVHELRRQYPAAYELLTRVQVPAEYIEPGEHHRHTAPLIRIDPLTGELVQLRLNIYDRAVFDTLPQSEMAEFYASLRLLLQLVREEEHQWQLKLSPGCIVLFDNWRVLHGRHAYTGRRTMSGAYVQRTDFQSKARTLGIIE; encoded by the exons atgCTGCAATTGAAGCATCCCAAAACTCATCAGAGTTTGGAAGTAAATGAGTTTTGGCTGCGGGATCATTGTCGCTGTGGCGAATGCCTCAACACGGAGACGAATCAACGTCGCTACGATCTACTCGAGCTACCAGCTGATGTGAAAGCTTCTCAACACAATTGGCAGCCAAGTGATGGCAATGACGAGCCGCAGCTTCGAGTGCTAT GGAGCGATGGACATCGTTCGAGTTACGCTGCCAATTTCATCTTCGACGCACAGCTGGAGCAACTGATAAGCCGACGAACAAAGTCCACATCGCTGACACCATGGAATCGCAGCATTGTGCTACAGAATGAGCGCCACTTGCGCTTCTCGCTGCCCCAGCTGATGGCCAGCGATGAGCAGGTCAAGTCACTGGTTGCCTCGCTGGTGCGTTATGGCATTATCTTTATCGATGACGTGTCGCCGACGCCCACAATGACCGAGTTGGCACTGCGACGCATCTTTCCGCTGATGAAAACCTTCTTTGGCGAGATGTGGACATTCAGTGACAAAAAGGATCACGCTGACACCGCTTACACTCAGCTCTACCTTGGCTCTCACACTGACAACACTTATTTCTGCGATGCAGCCGGATTGCAGGCGCTGCATTGTATTGAACATTCTGGAGACGCAGCTGGTGGCGAGAATTTCTTTGTCGATGGGCTGCATGTGGTGCACGAGCTGAGACGTCAATACCCAGCTGCCTATGAGCTGTTGACGCGTGTGCAAGTGCCTGCGGAGTACATTGAGCCAGGCGAACATCATCGTCACACAGCGCCGCTCATTCGCATTGATCCGCTAACTGGAGAACTCGTGCAACTTCGTCTCAATATCTACGATCGTGCTGTGTTCGATACGTTGCCTCAGAGTGAGATGGCCGAGTTCTATGCCAGCTTgcgtttgctgttgcagctggtGAGAGAAGAAGAACATCAATGGCAACTGAAGCTGTCGCCTGGCTGCATTGTGCTCTTCGACAATTGGCGTGTGTTGCATGGACGACATGCTTATACGGGTCGTCGCACCATGTCGGGGGCTTATGTGCAACGCACGGACTTTCAGAGCAAGGCTCGCACGCTGGGCATCATTGAATAA